Proteins encoded in a region of the Paenibacillus sp. W2I17 genome:
- a CDS encoding penicillin-binding transpeptidase domain-containing protein, translating to MIKRIKMRTLLIGGCITLFFLVLVTRIFFIQVVNGGVWQERAAGLVEREQTIKAARGTITDRNGNILATDAPAYTVSVNPLLINELGIQDVVTEKLSTLLGKNESEMRALVTAKKKDGEFFQQREVRSEGYKISPELAAQVNELREELHDEYKARNAIVMAQESKRFYPEETLASHLLGYMSRDGKAVNGLEVSYDEALTGTDGYLNYQKDAKGIKLPDSQDNYLPPQNGKNLTLTIDDTIQFYIEDAMKEAVAKYNPLSMTVIAADPNTMEILGMANWPTFNPNTYGSTPDQKNFINHATQSIYEPGSTFKIVTLAGAVEEKLFDPNASFESKRMYIGGFPISDNGHAYGWISYLEGVKRSSNIAFVNLGYNMLGGERLRHYIDEFGFGKKTGIDLPNEAASPIKPLVYKSEIATAAYGHGLVQVTPIQQVAAISAIANGGKLLEPHLVKEIKNPNDGTTEVIKPKVVRQVISKESSKLVSGYLEQVVADQTIGTGRNAYIEGYRVAGKTGTARKVVNGAYSKSKDVVSFIGFAPVNNPKIAILVVIDQPDGTNIGGGTAAAPVFKKIVSQTLQYMGIPKDTAKTPDKKSKEVSVVQAKAPDLSGKTAKQARSQLLSAGIAYVTLGQGDNVIRQYPVAGASMNPGQRIYLLTEESSKMKIPDLTGESLRDALEVLSLMKVGVTVKGEGYVVKQTEQVAGEQRTVQLNLQTAKAAVTGIADEAPISSDPSSEAEVKEQEPSGGEAKTDETDGTEETDNNKAPANESESSDDPATNGASLP from the coding sequence ATGATAAAAAGAATAAAGATGCGCACGTTGCTTATAGGGGGATGTATTACCCTCTTTTTTCTTGTACTCGTAACCCGAATCTTTTTCATTCAAGTTGTGAATGGCGGTGTATGGCAGGAACGGGCAGCCGGTTTGGTAGAGCGGGAACAGACGATTAAGGCTGCACGTGGAACGATTACGGATCGAAATGGAAATATTTTGGCTACTGATGCCCCTGCGTATACGGTTTCTGTTAATCCGTTATTAATTAATGAACTCGGAATTCAGGATGTTGTTACGGAGAAACTCTCTACCCTTCTTGGGAAAAATGAGAGTGAGATGCGCGCTCTGGTCACAGCGAAGAAAAAAGATGGTGAGTTTTTTCAGCAGCGTGAAGTACGCAGTGAAGGATATAAAATAAGTCCTGAACTTGCGGCACAAGTCAACGAGTTGCGTGAAGAACTGCATGATGAATATAAGGCGCGTAATGCAATTGTGATGGCTCAGGAGTCGAAGCGTTTTTACCCTGAAGAAACACTTGCTTCTCACCTCTTGGGATATATGAGCCGTGATGGGAAAGCTGTCAATGGACTTGAAGTCTCATATGATGAAGCACTGACAGGTACAGATGGATATCTGAATTATCAGAAGGATGCCAAAGGCATTAAACTTCCGGATTCACAGGATAACTATCTGCCACCTCAGAACGGTAAGAACCTTACGCTGACCATCGATGATACGATCCAGTTCTACATTGAGGATGCAATGAAAGAAGCCGTTGCCAAGTATAATCCATTGAGCATGACGGTCATTGCTGCGGACCCAAACACCATGGAAATTCTGGGGATGGCGAACTGGCCAACCTTTAACCCGAATACGTATGGAAGTACACCTGATCAAAAGAATTTTATCAACCATGCTACTCAATCCATCTATGAGCCAGGTAGTACATTCAAAATAGTTACGCTAGCAGGGGCTGTTGAAGAAAAACTCTTTGATCCCAATGCAAGTTTTGAATCCAAACGCATGTATATCGGTGGTTTCCCGATTAGTGATAATGGTCATGCCTATGGTTGGATCTCGTATCTAGAAGGTGTTAAACGGTCAAGTAACATTGCTTTTGTTAACTTGGGTTACAACATGCTTGGCGGTGAACGTCTGCGTCATTACATAGACGAATTCGGTTTCGGCAAAAAGACGGGTATTGATCTGCCAAATGAGGCAGCGTCCCCGATCAAGCCACTGGTTTACAAATCCGAGATTGCCACGGCAGCCTATGGGCATGGTCTTGTACAGGTAACACCAATTCAACAGGTCGCAGCCATCTCTGCGATTGCCAACGGCGGCAAATTGCTGGAGCCGCATCTGGTGAAGGAGATCAAGAACCCGAATGATGGAACAACGGAAGTCATCAAACCCAAAGTTGTCCGTCAGGTGATTTCCAAGGAATCTTCCAAACTGGTGAGTGGTTATCTGGAACAAGTGGTTGCAGATCAGACGATTGGTACCGGTCGTAACGCCTATATTGAAGGTTACCGTGTAGCTGGTAAGACAGGTACGGCAAGAAAGGTTGTTAACGGAGCATACAGCAAGTCGAAAGACGTTGTATCGTTTATTGGATTCGCGCCCGTGAATAATCCGAAGATTGCTATACTTGTTGTCATTGACCAACCGGATGGAACCAACATTGGGGGAGGAACTGCAGCTGCCCCAGTGTTCAAAAAGATTGTCAGCCAGACTCTTCAATACATGGGAATACCCAAAGATACAGCCAAAACTCCTGACAAAAAGTCAAAAGAAGTCTCTGTCGTGCAAGCCAAGGCGCCTGACTTGAGTGGCAAGACAGCCAAACAAGCCAGAAGCCAGCTTCTAAGCGCAGGTATTGCTTATGTTACTCTTGGTCAAGGTGATAATGTAATTCGGCAGTATCCGGTTGCTGGCGCCTCTATGAATCCAGGCCAACGAATCTATCTGCTAACGGAAGAAAGCAGCAAGATGAAGATTCCCGATCTAACAGGTGAATCTCTGCGTGATGCCCTTGAAGTACTTTCTCTCATGAAGGTGGGGGTTACGGTCAAGGGTGAGGGCTATGTCGTGAAGCAAACCGAGCAGGTCGCAGGTGAGCAGAGAACTGTACAGTTGAACTTGCAAACTGCCAAAGCTGCAGTGACAGGTATAGCCGATGAGGCTCCGATCTCTTCTGATCCGTCGTCAGAAGCTGAAGTGAAGGAACAAGAGCCTTCGGGCGGAGAAGCTAAAACCGACGAAACAGACGGAACAGAAGAAACAGATAACAACAAAGCTCCTGCCAATGAATCCGAATCCTCTGACGATCCAGCAACAAACGGAGCTTCGCTTCCTTAG
- a CDS encoding stage V sporulation protein D yields MKGSSVNLRRRLLWSLMILVLLFSALMIRLAYVQLGEGPELSAKAEESWRRNIPYSAKRGEILDRNGTSLAYNVTTPTIMAIPAQVKEAETTAKALAPLLGMTEEKVLATIKKRELIVRLQPGGRKITMEKAQRIRDLKLPGIVVAEDNKRFYPYDDLAAHILGFTGIDNQGLTGVEKKYDDKLNGLNGSVSYLSDAAGRLMPGSSEKYVEPKDGLNLKLTIDKSIQSIMERELDQAMVKFQANSALAIAMNPKTGEILGMSSRPGYEPADYQQYPAEIYNRNLPIWMTYEPGSTFKIITLAAALEEKKVNLQQDQFFDPGYVEVGGARLRCWKKGGHGSQTFLQVVENSCNPGFVALGQRLGKESLFSYIKDFGFGTKTGIDLSGEASGILFKLSRVGPVELATTAFGQGVSVTPIQQVAAVSAAINGGKLYKPYVTKAWVHPVTGEVMEEAKPELVRQVISENTSKQVREALESVVAKGTGRPAFIDGYRVGGKTGTAQKVINGRYSSTEHIVSFIGFAPADDPQIVVYTAVDNPKGIQFGGVVAAPIVQNILEDALHYMNVPVRKDQVAKEYKYGETKIVTVPDLTGATVEDLYEDLNMNFMLAKSGSGKYVINQAPKPGARVDQGSTIRIYMGDVLNDAHDHTKDE; encoded by the coding sequence GTGAAGGGATCAAGCGTAAATCTGCGGCGCAGGTTGCTATGGAGTTTAATGATTTTAGTTTTGTTATTTTCGGCCCTGATGATCAGGCTTGCTTATGTACAGCTCGGGGAAGGCCCTGAATTGTCAGCAAAAGCAGAAGAATCCTGGCGGCGTAATATTCCTTACTCAGCCAAGCGGGGGGAGATCCTGGATCGAAATGGAACCTCTCTGGCCTATAATGTGACAACACCAACCATTATGGCTATTCCGGCTCAGGTTAAAGAAGCTGAAACGACAGCTAAAGCGCTGGCCCCATTGCTTGGGATGACGGAAGAAAAAGTGCTCGCAACCATCAAGAAACGAGAACTCATTGTACGACTACAACCCGGCGGCCGCAAAATTACGATGGAGAAAGCTCAGCGCATCCGTGATTTGAAGCTTCCGGGTATCGTTGTTGCTGAGGACAATAAACGTTTTTATCCTTATGATGATTTGGCTGCCCATATTCTTGGTTTTACGGGCATTGATAATCAGGGCTTAACGGGTGTTGAGAAGAAATATGATGATAAGCTGAATGGTTTGAATGGCAGTGTGTCCTACTTGTCCGATGCGGCCGGAAGGCTAATGCCGGGCTCATCCGAGAAGTATGTGGAACCGAAGGACGGCCTTAACCTCAAGCTGACCATTGATAAATCCATTCAGTCCATCATGGAGAGAGAACTGGATCAGGCCATGGTGAAGTTCCAGGCGAACTCAGCATTGGCCATAGCGATGAATCCCAAAACGGGTGAAATCTTGGGGATGTCCAGCAGGCCGGGATACGAACCTGCCGATTATCAGCAATATCCAGCGGAGATATACAATCGCAATTTACCGATCTGGATGACCTACGAGCCGGGCTCCACATTTAAGATCATTACTTTGGCGGCAGCGCTTGAAGAGAAAAAGGTCAATCTGCAACAGGATCAATTTTTTGATCCCGGATATGTTGAGGTGGGTGGAGCCCGTCTGCGTTGCTGGAAAAAGGGCGGCCACGGAAGTCAGACCTTCTTACAAGTTGTGGAGAACTCATGTAACCCGGGCTTTGTGGCTTTGGGGCAGAGGCTGGGCAAAGAATCGCTCTTCTCCTATATTAAAGACTTTGGTTTCGGTACCAAGACAGGGATCGACCTCAGCGGAGAAGCCAGTGGAATTCTGTTCAAACTGTCCAGAGTGGGACCTGTCGAGCTTGCAACAACGGCTTTTGGTCAAGGTGTATCCGTAACGCCCATTCAGCAAGTAGCAGCTGTGTCAGCGGCCATCAATGGGGGGAAACTTTACAAGCCTTATGTTACGAAAGCGTGGGTCCATCCGGTCACAGGGGAAGTCATGGAAGAAGCCAAGCCGGAACTGGTTCGTCAGGTGATCTCGGAGAATACATCCAAACAAGTACGTGAAGCACTCGAGAGTGTTGTTGCAAAAGGTACCGGGCGTCCAGCATTCATTGATGGATACCGGGTCGGTGGCAAAACAGGTACAGCCCAGAAGGTTATCAACGGACGTTATTCCTCGACCGAGCATATCGTATCCTTTATCGGATTTGCACCAGCAGATGATCCACAGATTGTGGTCTATACCGCAGTTGATAATCCCAAAGGAATTCAGTTCGGAGGTGTGGTTGCCGCCCCGATTGTGCAGAACATCCTTGAAGATGCTTTGCATTATATGAATGTCCCTGTTCGGAAGGATCAGGTCGCCAAAGAATACAAGTATGGTGAAACCAAAATCGTGACAGTCCCAGACCTGACAGGAGCTACTGTTGAAGATCTGTACGAAGACCTGAACATGAATTTTATGCTGGCGAAGTCTGGCAGTGGTAAATACGTGATTAATCAGGCACCCAAACCTGGGGCGAGGGTAGATCAGGGATCAACCATCCGCATTTATATGGGGGATGTACTGAATGATGCACATGATCACACAAAG